The Pirellulales bacterium genome segment GAAATGGAAACGGGAAGCCTGACGGAAATGGAAAGGCCGGCGTGAATGCGATGGTCGGCGGCAATGTGATCAGCGGCGGAAATGGCGATTTATATCACACCCCAGGCCAGAGCGCTCGCCCTTCGACTCACGGCTAAACCGCAAGCGAATCTCAGAACTATACCGCAAGCGGATCACATCGATCGCGCTTCATTCCAGCCACACTTACAGAATTGTTCATGCATCGCACGATTTCTGGCGCTCGAGCACTTATTACCGGCGCATCGGGCGGATTGGGGCGGGAGATTGCTCTGGAATTGGCGCGGCGGGGCGCTGCCGTGATGCTCTTTGCTCGGCGGGAAGAAAAACTGCGCGAAGTGGCAGAGGAAATCTCGAAGTTGGGCGGTGCTGGACGCGCGGAATACGTCGTCGGCGATGTTACCAAACCGGCGGACCGCAGTGCGGCGCTGGCGGCGGTGCAATCGAAATTCGGCGGGCTCGACATTCTTGTGAACAATGCCGGCGTGGGGACGCTGGCGAAGTTTGAAAATTCTGACCCGCAACTGCCGCGCACGGTGTTCGAGATCAACTTCTTCGCGCCGGTCGAACTGACCCGAGAGGCGCTACCCATGCTCAAGGCTGGCCGGCAACCGCTGCTGGTGTTGATTGGCTCGGTGGTGGGTCATCGCGGCATGCCGCAAAACAGCGATTATTGTGCCAGCAAATTTGCCCTACGTGGCTGGAGCGAATCGATGCGCGTGGAACTGGGCCCGCTGGGTATTGACGTGCTGCTAGCGAGCCCCGGTTCGACCGTAACCGACTTCTGGGACAATTTAGCTGCGAAAGAATTTGAAGTGCCGTGGTCGCTCAAGGGGGCATTGCCGGCAGACGTAACGGCCCGGACCATTGTGCGCGGCATTGCCCGCGGAAAGCGTGAAGTTGTTCCTGGATTGCAGGCGCGCACTTTCGTGAACTTAGCGCGGTGGTTCCCGCGCTTTACCGATCGCATTCTCAAGCGATTTGCCTAAAACTTGCGGCATTATCTTTACCGTAACGCCTGATCTCATGTTCGGCGTTGTGCGCGCCGCCTGTGTTAGAAGTGCGCAAAGTTATTGCTGGTTTTGGGGATTGATGTTAAAGTGGGATTTCCAATCGGGGGGAGTATTTTCCATTTCGTTCCATAGATATTGTTGAGCACCGATGCGCGATCGCCTCCGGCGAAAAGGCGGACGTAGGCTACGCAGTCGGCCCCTGAGCGCGGCTAAACAAACTTATCGATACTCTCTGCGAACACTGAGGATCGAATCGCTCGAGCCGCGCGCGATGCTGACCGCATCTAGCGCTGGTGAAAACCTGGGAATCG includes the following:
- a CDS encoding SDR family NAD(P)-dependent oxidoreductase; protein product: MHRTISGARALITGASGGLGREIALELARRGAAVMLFARREEKLREVAEEISKLGGAGRAEYVVGDVTKPADRSAALAAVQSKFGGLDILVNNAGVGTLAKFENSDPQLPRTVFEINFFAPVELTREALPMLKAGRQPLLVLIGSVVGHRGMPQNSDYCASKFALRGWSESMRVELGPLGIDVLLASPGSTVTDFWDNLAAKEFEVPWSLKGALPADVTARTIVRGIARGKREVVPGLQARTFVNLARWFPRFTDRILKRFA